Genomic segment of Andrena cerasifolii isolate SP2316 chromosome 16, iyAndCera1_principal, whole genome shotgun sequence:
CCTCCAATTTAATTCCCCTGTGCCAGCAATTTTCTTTTGGACGAAAATAAGACGTCGAGGGGGTGTACGGTTTCCTCgagaaattaaagaaacaccCCACAACCCTGTGATAACGAATCAACTCTATCTCGACTAACCTCACTGAGCGATAAGGAACCATTACGGAATTTCCACGCGGATAGTTTTTCGCGAGCATTGTTTACGGGAGCGTGGATTAATTTTCAAGGGTCTGGGAAGTCCTACACGATGATGGGGAGCGGAGACAACAAGGGCATAATACCTCGGCTGTGCGACAATCTATTCGACATGATAGCGAAGCAGCAGAGCTTCGAGCTCTCCTACAAGGTGGAGGTCTCGTACATGGAGATCTACAACGAGAAGGTGCACGACCTATTGGACCCGAAGCCTAACAAACAGTCGCTCAAAGTCAGGGAACACAATGTCCTGGGGCCGTACGTTGACGGGCTCAGTCGACTCGCCGTCACATCCTTCCAGGTAACTAGAAACTTGCTTTCGTCCCTTGCTTGCCATTATCCAATCTCCAGCCCCAATTTGGCCCATCTGATGTAACATTAGTTTTGCTTTCGGTGTTCATTGTATCGTAGTTTTTTATGGGGGGTAATCTATCGTGAAAACTGAGCGATTTGATTGTCGTaactctaacaagggaacattccgatTCGAGTTTGATGAAACTtaagtaaatttaattttcataaaaatagttAACATGTAGTTTCTATTTTTCGGCATGTTCTTGTAAGAACTATGTTTTACataagtttcataaaaattggcGATTGTCACTATCAAGATCCATTGTAATATAAATGTACcttaaaattctacaattttttagtATGTAATTCAGTCACTGGTCTGCTTTGAATCAGCTTTGTGTGATATTCGAAAACCCTGCCCAAATGGATTAGAGTTTGAACTATTCAGAGGGATGAGCTGAATAACAATGAAAGGATAAATAATAATCTAAGGTGGTATCTTGACTGAATATCCAACTTGCATAcagtaacaaatttaaaatcatTGAATATCTGAGTAATCATTGAATTCACTTGAGTGGACAGTGAAATTGAGCAAGTCACGTGTTAATATTCAACATGTCAGTATAAAAAGGACATCAAAACCAAATTGACTGAACAAATTTCTGACAGACAGTTCCCAGAATATCTAAGGAAAAAAGAATTGCCCCTAGCCCTTCTGTAACTAGAGCCTAGACAACAAAGTGGAACACAATGAATAATAGGTTTGGAAAATAACTCTTGGGGCCAAACACTTTAATGAATCATGACCAACAGAAGGCTAGACGTCCAACATAGGTGAttctctaattatttcgagCGGTGTGTAATTCAAACGCTGATCCTTTACCTGGCTTTCATTGAATCTATCATTTATCAATCGCCAGCGATGTACAGTGTCCTTGTGTGCTGCATACACAGAAGAATATATCTATCCTCCTTTATTTATCACTTGTTTTGACTGTTAACTGGCCGTGTTCCAATGCGAGGCTGTCGTGATCAATACCTGTCGTTGCGGTGCTTCATCAATTTAATTTCTATAACTATACTACTAACCACCATAGCTGTTCAACGTGAACAGTTTATACAAGGCAAATACGAGGATTGATATTCCATTTTTCTCTTCCATTTCCAAGCTTTCTATAGCTTTCGAAACAGGTGTTGGAAGAACCTAGACAGAGAGCACGCTATAATCCCATATatgtctcctaaaaatgatacaAAAGCCTCATACTACAATTTTCATATTTGTAATTTCCACCTTTCATGTTTGCGCCGTTATTGTTTTTTTGTGGATATTATTTTATGTCGCGCTTTTGATTAGTGCTGTGTAGAGACTTTAAAGGGGTTTGAACTAGTTATCGTCCAGATTAGGAGTACCAAAAATAGAGTACTCCAATAGATCTCGTGTTTGCAGACTTTGCagttaaagttaataaaaaacctAAGTAGGCATAGTATTCCACTGTTGGAAATTACAGAAGCACGTTGCTCGACTTAGCGTTTACGTTAATTAGGGGCAAGCAGGGACTTCGTGTATTCCTATAATTGGATTCTGCCTAATTTTAGCACGTTCACACACCTTCTGTTTTCATTGTACATTAATTTGTTCCCCTTTTCTTGGCGAGGATctttaaataatacttttcagTCCCTATCGACACAATTGCCAATAGTATCTTATAGGTGATGCATCTGAACTGAAACAATATAGCCTCCCTTGGTATCGAAGGGGTGGCATCGAAGTTACCTTTGATATCGATTAACTGCCCTTTGTTCTTCATAGAACCAGACAGCTAATCGTTCTTATTTTACTATAATTGTACATTCTTGTCAAGTTTTAGTCAGAATTCTCCGTTGACACGTTCAGTGGCACGTTGGAAATCCATATTTTTGGTAGGACTAGAAAAAGTGAATAGAAAACTAGACTGCGAAATATTCTTCATAATTCCAACTCTGTTCGTTCGCATCAATCGATTGACCcccaataataaaattttaccgTTTCATTTAATTTCTATATACCAATTTTATCCACTGTTATTCACAGTTCGATTGGAAAACTTATTAGAGGATATTCTGATCGAATAATGATTGTGGTTGCTAcgtaatacaattatttcgGTATTGGTGTTATAATATTTGTTCTTTTtactttatttctctttttttcttttctatgGTATATGTTATTTTATTTGACAGCGAGTACTTAATTCGAATTATGATGAAGCAGCATCCTCTGTTGTCCATTAAAAGGACGCTGTGTTTCAATTAACATGACAATTAATCCAGCAACTAACAAGCTTAACAAATTAATTGAACTGTCAGTATCACGATCGATCTAAATCAGACGACTTTTACTGATCGTTCGACCGAGGCACAGAACATTAAACGGACGAAGGTAATGATACACGATCCTTTCAGAAAGTAAAATCAGGTCGTTTTACATACGGCGAAGGTAGCGGCTACCTCTTTTATGCAACAAACACGTTTCGCGCATACCAGTAACGCCTGATAAGTTTCAATTGACTCCGTCTACTGCAAACTACTAACCTCTCATTCTTTCGAGTCTATTATGTgcttttttttggaaaatttgtgATCCAAATACTAAAAAGCACTTTTATATCTACCTTCAAAGAAAAactcttaaattttaaattacctGTGCTTCATCGTTATATCAGCATGCTGTGTACTTTGTGAGCCCTTAAAGTTGGTTTTCTATGTTTGGAAAAATTAATTGGTAATGCCTGTATTAATGCTTCAGTCGCTTttgtaaattgtaaattaaagatTTACTGTTCTGCGCAGGCCTAGGCATTTATTTGCACGTAAAAGTTTAAAAGTTTCAGGAATTTAAAAAAGACTAGAGTACTGGTATGAAATACGAAGTTGATAAAGCCTTGAGTAGAATGAATTCGATTTAGATGAAGGTTTCTTAAACATCtcttttattattatcgttatcaGTGATACTTAATTAAGGTACTAAATGGAAATGGTTGCAGAATTATGAAATCTTTGGTCTGCTTCCATTCCTAAACTGTGACGAGCCTCTGAGATTGGGTGTGTAAGTCAGTTTTACCTCTTTCTAAGAAATTAATGCCGACAGACACATTAATGCATAGAAGCGACTCAATTTTCCAACTTCTTCGATGTAAAACACTCTCGTTCTCAGAAACTCGAATAAAGATGCTACCATTTCATTATACAGTTTCTCCAGGTAATATGCTAACTACTAGGCAACACCATTAAACCTTTTCGCTTCAACAGCCAGCGCTGCAAGCAGCATCgttgattttttaataattctcaATACTACGGAACGCTTTTCTTAAGAACCACTGTATAATTCTTCAAACTAAAATGAAATAAACTAATGGCTTTTCCTTTGTTTATGAGTATACAAGAATACACATATAATTTGAAAAGGATCCTCTGCTAAGTTTCCGAGAAAAAAAGCACTCACAATTTTTCATATGTATTTTCGCTCGTCGATTGGACTTCCCCCTTAACTTCCACCTCCCCATAATTGAATGCTGCAAACTTTGATCGGATTTTAAAGTTCCACTGCGGAAAATTCGATGGCATTCTGCGCATCGCGTTACAAAAGTGGCAACCCAGCTTTACGCTTCGCTAAACGCGATGCGCGCAGCGCAACGTTGCTGCTTTCGAATATGAACCAGAGTAATCGATGATTTCGCAGGATATCGACAATCTGATGGCAGAGGGTAACAAGTCGAGGACGGTGGCGGCGACGAACATGAATTCCGAGAGCTCGCGATCGCACGCCGTGTTCTCTGTGATCCTCACGCAGACGTTGACGGACGCGAGGAGCGGCGTCAGCGGGGAGAAGGTCTCGAGGATGAGCTTAGTGGACTTAGCAGGGAGCGAAAGGGCTGTGAAAACTGGGGCAGTCGGCGATAGGCTTAAAGAAGGAAGCAATATAAACAAGTAACTTTGGCAGACGATATCTATGCAAATGTATTGACACGTTCATCGCCTGCGCCAATAAACGTCCATTCTGCCACCTCCGCATATAGAAAATGAATAGATATTTTAGGCCGAATAAATATTCCTATTTTGTTTCTAGGTGACAGGAACATAGCGAAGTCATAAGTTTGGCAATTAAGTGGTAGTCATATATGAAACTTCACTTTAGGGCTCTATGCACACTGCATTAGAAGTAGAAGCTGAATTTTAGAGTTAAAACActttactcacaaaagtatccgtaaaagtattttacttatttaagtaatgttaaattcacAATTACGCGTTATAGTTTAGATTGGTtaataaaccttgattaatatatttctgGTCAGTACCATCTACCAAAGAaatcttaaaataaattttgctaGAAGAATGGAACAAGATAAGTCAAAATTTCACcgaaaattagttgaatctatgcataatagattaaatcttttaataaaatcgcagAAACATTAGAAGAATCTAATAAatctgtataaataaaatattgaatttgggcgaatatttttttgcaaGGATCTTTGCTACATCCacgaataatacttttttttttaaataaactatgTATAATTTTTCACTAGAATGCACCCAaaacaaaagtatattaatcaaggaTTACATTAATATGAATTAGAGTTGCGAACTCTTACTTTGAGGTCAACTTAATATGCAAAATATTGTTACATATAGGGTGCACAGATACTTCTGTGAGTAACTTTACGTATTGAgcagattttttaattaaaattgccCTCAATCTCGTGTACAAGGATCAGCCTGTGAACGTGTTAATTAATGACAATATCTCAATATTCTGCCAACCACTCGAGTGCTTCTCGATTCTCGAACGACTGAACGGGCAGAAGTTCCTTTTCGCCTGAGGCTATGTTCGAGTTTTGCTGTTAAACTTTACTCAGAACGGCCTTACAGGAATTTATATCGAAGCATGCGATTCCAGGCGGATGTTACGACTTCTTTGCGATGTTCGCTATTAGTTGGCAAAGTGCTGCTAACGGAAATTATAGTGTTCTCTGAACAAGAGTAAAAGCTTGTATCGGGTGATTGGCATGCCAGTGACCAGTGATCGATCACGAGATACAAGAGGGGCTAATATTTGCAGATCCCTAACGACGTTGGGTCTAGTCATTTCAAAACTGGCGGATCAGAATTCCGGAAGTAATAAAAATAAGGACAAGTTCGTGCCGTACAGGGACTCTGTTCTGACGTGGCTGTTAAAGGTATTGTACTACGTCGATTGCATAATACTTATTTCCTTGTATTAACTCTCTATACCACCCCGCGTGACCTTTAGGGAATTGCATATCATTATCTCTATTTTATATTGCAGGCTCTAATTCACAGAAATTACATATTGCAACATAGGAATCACAAACCTTTACTTTTATAATAAAGTTTGtacgaaatgaaatttaatttgaaattcCAGAGTTCGGTTATAGTGGGTTAATTAACAATTTGAATGGTACAAGATTTTCCAAAATATGTTCTGCACAGAATGCAAATCCCTTGGTGTGAAAACACGCAGACAGTATTAAGTATCATTCATCAGTATTAGGACATCTGCTATATTTGCAGAAAATGCGATATTTGATACAGATTGAatactttttttgtttggtattgtgaattaatttatattctatattactttggtattttcaattgttttatattttaaaataccaaataagaTAAAATTTCTTAGAACTGTTCAATAAATTTGTATAgattttcacaattattccacGCAAAGTGAGTGTCCTAATACTTAAACTTAACCAGCGATGTACATAGTATAGGAGGTCGCAAAAAGAGGTCTTTATTAGAGTCCCACAAAATAAATAGCTATAAAATTTCGTTAATCTACAGCCGATTCCACCGCCTGCAAATGTATTCTGCTTCGACTTTAGGATAATCTCGGTGGAAACAGTAAAACCGTGATGGTAGCCACTATATCTCCCGCTGCAGACAATTACGAGGAAACGCTTTCCACCCTTCGGTACGCGGACAGAGCGAAGAGGATCGTTAATCACGCGGTGGTCAACGAGGATCCGAATGCAAGAATTATTCGAGAACTGAGGCAAGAGGTGGAGACGCTGAAGGAGATGCTGTTGCACGCAACTGTAAGATGATCAGGTTTCGTGCAGGGAAATTACATGAGCACGCAGAGTCCTTGCGGGGACCAAAGAAGGGTTAGAGTAGGGTTAGAGAAATTTACACTTTGACAAAAGTAAATAGCAGTAGCTTTGCtggaataatttcttctttaattccATCTTTTGTGAGTAAAGTGGAAATAGCCACAAAAGAAATGTTGAAAGTCAAGATAAAACAAAGCTAGTTGTTGTCGAATTTGCACAGCAATTAGGGTAGTTGTAATAGATTTTAAAAGGTAGCATTTTTCcaaacaaaatattctgaagCATTATAGAATAATTAAATACCACAGAGATCGTCATAAATCCTTTGAGAAACCCACTAactattcaaaaattaaaaaaatttgccaaATCCCCACCTTCCAACGGACTCATTAAAAAACTCAGCACCCCCTTAGCCTCCCGAGCCTCCTTTAATCTCATTTTCCTCTGCAACAAAAGGGTCAAGGATCGATAGTGGGTCAACAACGCACAGACATAACGGAGAAGCTGTCAGAATCGGAGCGATTAATGAAGGAAATGTCGCAGACCTGGGAGGAGAAGCTAGTGAAGACGGAGAGGCTGCAGCACGAGAGGCAGCAAGCCCTGGAGAAGATGGGCATCAGCGTGCAAGCTTCTGGCATCCAAGTGGAGAAGAACAAGTATTATCTTGTTAACCTTAACGACGATCCAAGCTTGAACGAGCTGCTTGTTTACTATCTAAAAGTACGTGAACCTCGCCACCTGTTACCAACCTGACAGTCCCTCTAAACAAAAGCATTTAAACAATTCTGCTTGTGGGGATCAGGAAAGAACGCTCGTGGGAGGGCGTTCGGCCAAAACGGACCAGGATATCCAGCTGCACGGGCTGGGCATCCTACCCGAACACTGTGTCATCACGATAGAGGAGTCTGGCCTCTACATGACACCATTGAACGGTGCTAGGTGTTTCGTGAACGGGACACAGGTGGTGGAGAAAACGCCGCTGCTGCACGGCGACAGGATCGTCTGGGGAAATCATCATTTCTTCCGCGTCAACTGTCCCAGGAGCGCAACAGGTAACGGGCCGTCGCGGGgttttattgaattttaaaaatcgccTTATCGGGATTAACCGCGGATGGAACGCCGCTTTGTTTCTCTTTCGACAGCGATTAACAGCGAGCCGCAGACGCCCGCACAGAATATCGATTACAACTTCGCCCGGGAGGAGCTGATGCTTAACGAGATGTCGAACGATCCCATTCAAAGGGCCATCGCGAGACTCGAGAAGCAACACGAGGAGGACAAACAGGTACTCGGAGGGTTACTTTAGCGCGACGCTTTTCCTTCCATGGAGATACAGTAGTAGTCAGAAAAAAGTTTGCACTGTGAAGGGTGGCAAATATGAGATAGTTTTCAGAATAGGTCACAAGGAAACTTCTGGAAACCTGAAAATTCCGATTTTTGGAAACTGTGCAGGTCTTTAGGGGACCTCGATAAAAGTAGCACAGAAAAGATTGTCTGATAATTTTATTGAGGTCGCCTGTaatcctgcaaagtttcagaaaatcGAAATCTTCGGGTCACCGAAGTTGGTTCCCCTGTCAGTAAAATATGAGCATTTTTTTAAGGTTGCGCTAGAGAAGCAGAGGCAGGAGTACGAGCGCCAGTTTCAACAGCTACGCAATATTCTGTCCCCTTCGACGCCATATTCGCCCTACGTGCCCTACGACCCGTTGCGGGGCAGTCAAAGCGGAAAGCTGCCCGCCTGCACGCCTACCACGCAGATGCGCGTGGAGAAATGGGCCCAGGAGAGGGACGAGATGTTCAAGAGGAGCTTAGGTCAATTAAAGGCGGACATCTTGAAGGCGAACGCGCTGGTGCAGGAGGCGAATTTCTTGGCGGAGGAAATGGGCAAGCAGACCAAGTTCAGCGTCACCCTTCAAATACCGCCGAACAACTTGAGCCCCAATAGAAAGGTAATTAGGGGGAGGCGTTTGCGGTTGAAGAGAAGCGTAACGAAGCGTTCAACTATATTTGCTGAGTAGTGGTCGGGAAAGTGTTTTTGTAAGAAGAGGAAATTGGGCtagtattgttttaattttgcagAGTATTTTTGTACCTTCTAGAGTTTAGAGTTGATGCTCATAAGAGTAGAGAAGCTTTAGACAGATTTTAAAATTACGAGTAGCTACTTTGAAAGTGTGATACTGAAATATCTCTGAAATTAATAATCTGCTTGCAAGGACACCTCCAAAGTGCGCGATTTATAATTTCCATTATACTTTCATTCTATAATTTCCTATTATCATTCCCTCTTTTATATCATTTCAGTTCATTTGagtttcgtttatttatttctatgcCTCTGCTTTCGCACTCTTCAACACGTAGAGTGTATTCTTTCAGCGAGGGGCGTTCGTCAGCGAGCCCGCGATTTTAGTGAAAAGGACGAACATGGGCAGCCAGGTGTGGTCCATGGAGAAGCTAGAGAACAAATTAGTCGACATGCGAGAAATGTACGAGGAGAGGAAGGATCCGAATAACTGTCAACGGTTGCCTGCCATTAAGGTGAATATCTACAAAGCAATAAATATGAAAAGCCTTTCTACAATTCACTGCCGTTTTGAAACAGGACGAAGTGCCAGGGAAGACGCAGGATCCTTTCTACGAGTCCCAGGAGAACCACAATCTAATCGGTGTAGCGAATATTTTCTTAGAGGTTCTGTTCCACGACGTTCGATTAGACTATCACACGCCGATCATCAGTCAGCAGGGAGAAGTCGCTGGTCGACTGCAGGTCGAGATTAGTCGTATATCTGGCCACTTCCCTCAGGATCGTATCTGCGAGGCCGCGTCGGAATCGTCCGCGGATTCGACGTCCTCTGAGCCTGAGGACTACTCAGGATCGAGTCACATCACCTGCCGAGTGACCATCAAGCAAGCCACCGGCCTGCCACTGTCATTGAGCCACTACGTATTCTGCCAGTACATGTTTTGCGGGCACCCGGAGCCCATAGTGGTCCCAGCCGTGGACAACTCGGAGCAGATGAACGCCACATGCCAGACAGGGCAGAGGGACTCGTTGGCGTTCAAATTCAATCACACGAAAGACTTTACTGTGCCCATCACGGAGGAGTTCATGGAACACTGTGCTGGTAAGGATTTCCTGAGTTGGGGGAATCTTTGGAGCAAGGATTTATTATAGAATAGCGTATTCTAATTGGAGATTGTTTGAGATTTATTGGAATATATTGGGAGATGTTAAGTAGCGATGGGTTTAAGTTTGAGACGAACTTGTGGGGGTTGATCGATTGGGTTCGGAAAGTGAAGCTTGTTAGTAGCTTAGCTAGATACTTCAGATTTGTGCAGCACTGAATGCTTTGGGAgtaatattcgaatgttatcgATCCCCGTTACTACCCTTGGTGACTTCAATATTCTTCGGTGAAACAAGTCTCTGAAGTTTCTTGAAAAATCAATTTAGTGGGGAGAAGACTGTGCAAAGCTAGGGgtactaaaaaattaaatttgatatgCAGAAGGTGCCTTAAGCATAGAAGTCTGGGGACACCGGAGTGCGGGCTTCTCTCGAAGCAAGCCTGGCTGGGAAGTGGAGCAGCAACTGGCCAAAGCTAGATCCCTAGCCGATCGATGGTCAGAATTGACGCGGAAAATCGAACTGTGGGTCGAAATCCAAGAGCTCAACGAGCAGGGGGAGTACTCGCCAGTCGACGTGGTCGTGAAACCAGACACGTGGACGGGTACGTACCAACTCCACCCTTATTCTACTTTAATCCTACAATCgttctttaaaatttgaatgCGGTTCACTAAATGCGCCGTTTAGGGGGCATCTATCAATTACGCCAAGGACAACAACGGCGAATACAAGTTCGCGTGAAACCAGTGCAAAATTCAGGGACGTTGCCCATAATCTGCCAGTCGATATTAAATATAGCAGTTGGTAGCGTATCTGTGAGGAATCGTCTTCAGATTCCACTAGACAGTTATCAAGACGAAGACCTGAGTATACTGAGGGAGAAGTGGAGCGACGCGCTGATGAGAAGGAGACAGTACTTGGACCAGCAGATACAGAAGCTCATCAACAAACAAGGTACACAAAACGAAAAGTAGTAGACCCTCTATCACAAACATCTCAATGTATAATATCTCTTGCAATAACAGAAATAACCTACTTAGCATAGAATTTTCATACAAACTAAATTTTCTGCATAACCTGTCACGATTACTCACACCGCAAAAGAGAAAATTTCAGTGTGTCCTTGTCAAAAGATCATTCTTAACCCTCGCAATACTAATGGTTCCAACAACCAAAATTTCTTTATCTCAAGTGATAATTCTATCAGTGGAATAATTGAGCAATACAGTAACTATAGACCCAGCCACTGTTCAAAAAGGAAGACACGTTTGGTGGATCCCATCACGCGCTGACACACAGCTAAATAGCAGTAACAAGAAGTGGAATATGGACCGCCTCCATGTACCCACACTCTTGCTCTCAAGTATAACAGACTATGCttctaatatttgttttttatgcGCAGATAA
This window contains:
- the LOC143377560 gene encoding kinesin-like protein KIF13A isoform X9 — protein: MATDKIKVAVRVRPFNRRELELGTQCVVEMSGQQTILQHPSTMDKIERNKPKSFAFDHCFYSLDPAVENFASQEVVFDALGRDILDNAFQGYNACIFAYGQTGSGKSYTMMGSGDNKGIIPRLCDNLFDMIAKQQSFELSYKVEVSYMEIYNEKVHDLLDPKPNKQSLKVREHNVLGPYVDGLSRLAVTSFQDIDNLMAEGNKSRTVAATNMNSESSRSHAVFSVILTQTLTDARSGVSGEKVSRMSLVDLAGSERAVKTGAVGDRLKEGSNINKSLTTLGLVISKLADQNSGSNKNKDKFVPYRDSVLTWLLKDNLGGNSKTVMVATISPAADNYEETLSTLRYADRAKRIVNHAVVNEDPNARIIRELRQEVETLKEMLLHATGQGSIVGQQRTDITEKLSESERLMKEMSQTWEEKLVKTERLQHERQQALEKMGISVQASGIQVEKNKYYLVNLNDDPSLNELLVYYLKERTLVGGRSAKTDQDIQLHGLGILPEHCVITIEESGLYMTPLNGARCFVNGTQVVEKTPLLHGDRIVWGNHHFFRVNCPRSATAINSEPQTPAQNIDYNFAREELMLNEMSNDPIQRAIARLEKQHEEDKQVALEKQRQEYERQFQQLRNILSPSTPYSPYVPYDPLRGSQSGKLPACTPTTQMRVEKWAQERDEMFKRSLGQLKADILKANALVQEANFLAEEMGKQTKFSVTLQIPPNNLSPNRKRGAFVSEPAILVKRTNMGSQVWSMEKLENKLVDMREMYEERKDPNNCQRLPAIKDEVPGKTQDPFYESQENHNLIGVANIFLEVLFHDVRLDYHTPIISQQGEVAGRLQVEISRISGHFPQDRICEAASESSADSTSSEPEDYSGSSHITCRVTIKQATGLPLSLSHYVFCQYMFCGHPEPIVVPAVDNSEQMNATCQTGQRDSLAFKFNHTKDFTVPITEEFMEHCAEGALSIEVWGHRSAGFSRSKPGWEVEQQLAKARSLADRWSELTRKIELWVEIQELNEQGEYSPVDVVVKPDTWTGGIYQLRQGQQRRIQVRVKPVQNSGTLPIICQSILNIAVGSVSVRNRLQIPLDSYQDEDLSILREKWSDALMRRRQYLDQQIQKLINKQDKTEQDMEREQSLVDQWVSLTEERNAVLVPAAGSGIPGAPADWNPPPGMEPHIPVLFLDLNADDLSTHQSGEEVSVTGLNSILPKEHGNKFYSLPIIRRIEKDVCAIAAWDSSIHDNIHLNKVTDANERVFLILKSTVRLSHPAPMDLVLRKRLALNIYKRQSITDRIFKRIVRTDCLTQTGVTYEVVSNIPKASEELEDRESLAQIAASGEDNSLCDGETYIEKYTRGVSAVESILTLDRLRQNVAVKELLQAQGQPLMRKTASVPNFSQIMRSDTSMDSLNVTRSESVTDLNTELNGLLHSRRASTGHARNDENFISAPSKSFGIARPTFLNLNLNLNSLTRLQQSTSAKSSPNIVGSKLGLRMTTLHEETSNPGNQLSTPAHDEDEEKSDADYSEYDPYQINTPSMSSSGYGSQAVSTTNLTSEDSLSVKSISVDETPDLEYRNLLDYKKPERMDSSLVEETPEEYMGEVTNALDKLNVMGNSCAEERTRKNLEETGAYVDVGMDSPVSSTKSDSDANSCATHVNSVQKKDVPSQVLSNRRKSDMEISQASNSGEESPSEGNSVVHTKLPPGKVVRRRKASATTGRPTSSQHRASFPMVRPQLSESKAAARLEQSMQPNMPYENGDNSSSERIDDDVSDKSSGFGSRHDLSRVETSVPDWVVVGESVLVRPYSYSGVIAYVGPTDFASGTWIGVELDAPTGKNDGAVNGHRYFTCRPKGGIFVKVDKLIQDKRGRALRNYTFTLPQSAPMRRSVSRGEGLHSLHRSRSRGEGLSTTGTRSSPRGK